A stretch of Candidatus Symbiobacter mobilis CR DNA encodes these proteins:
- a CDS encoding aspartate aminotransferase family protein has translation MPTMTAATHSHVMDTYTRLPIALSHGQGCRVWDTTGKSYLDAIGGIAVNTLGHNHPDFVAALREQLGRLVHCSNYYQVPLQEELAQRLATLSGMEQAFFCSTGLEANEAALKLARKYGHDRGIDRPEIVVYEKSFHGRSIATLSATGNPKIQAGFEPLVEGFVRVPPDDIDALRIATAKNPNIVAVLLEPIQGEGGVRPMDDAYLRAVRALCDDQGWLWMVDEIQCGMGRTGKWFAHQWAGVVPDVMTLAKGLGSGVPVGAMVVGKKACGILRPGNHGTTFGGNPLAMRAGVETLRILERDGLLDNVARVGDHLRGGLTAALAEELHSGAVRAIRGRGLLLGIELAYPCGVLWKQCAEQGLLLSVTAETVIRLAPPLVLTCAEADEIVRILVPQVRDFLRASATSAAA, from the coding sequence ATACCGACGATGACTGCTGCCACCCATTCGCATGTCATGGATACCTACACCAGGCTGCCCATCGCGCTATCGCATGGGCAGGGGTGCAGGGTATGGGACACCACGGGAAAGTCGTACCTCGACGCAATCGGCGGCATCGCCGTCAACACCCTTGGGCATAACCATCCCGACTTTGTTGCTGCACTACGCGAGCAGTTGGGCCGTCTTGTGCATTGCTCCAATTACTACCAAGTCCCGTTGCAAGAAGAATTGGCGCAACGCTTGGCTACGTTGTCGGGCATGGAACAGGCATTTTTCTGTTCGACGGGGCTGGAAGCCAATGAAGCTGCGCTGAAACTGGCTCGCAAATATGGCCACGACCGGGGTATCGATCGCCCGGAAATCGTCGTGTATGAAAAGTCGTTCCACGGACGGTCGATTGCCACCCTGAGTGCGACGGGCAATCCCAAAATCCAGGCTGGGTTCGAGCCGCTGGTCGAAGGCTTCGTTCGCGTTCCTCCCGACGACATCGACGCGCTGCGTATTGCCACGGCGAAAAACCCCAACATCGTTGCCGTGCTGCTGGAGCCTATTCAGGGCGAAGGGGGCGTGCGTCCGATGGATGATGCGTATTTGCGTGCGGTGCGGGCGTTGTGCGACGACCAGGGCTGGCTGTGGATGGTCGATGAAATCCAGTGCGGGATGGGCAGAACCGGCAAGTGGTTTGCACACCAATGGGCTGGTGTGGTGCCGGATGTAATGACCCTCGCCAAAGGCCTGGGTTCCGGTGTCCCCGTCGGAGCGATGGTTGTAGGGAAGAAGGCTTGCGGCATCCTGCGTCCCGGCAACCATGGGACTACGTTTGGCGGGAACCCACTGGCCATGCGCGCCGGGGTGGAAACCCTACGCATCCTCGAACGCGATGGCTTGCTCGACAACGTTGCGCGGGTGGGCGACCATTTGCGGGGGGGGCTGACGGCGGCGCTGGCCGAAGAGCTGCACTCCGGGGCAGTGCGTGCGATTCGCGGACGTGGGCTGCTGCTCGGTATCGAGCTGGCGTATCCCTGCGGTGTGTTGTGGAAGCAGTGCGCGGAACAGGGCTTGCTGTTGAGCGTCACGGCAGAGACCGTGATCCGATTGGCTCCGCCGCTGGTGTTGACATGTGCCGAGGCCGATGAAATCGTACGCATCCTCGTTCCCCAGGTGCGGGATTTCTTGCGTGCATCCGCAACGAGCGCTGCAGCCTGA
- the aroC gene encoding chorismate synthase translates to MPANTFGTCFAVTNFGESHGPAIGCVVDGCPPGLALNVSDIQPELDRRRPGTHRYVTQRQEPDTVEILSGVYEGHTTGTPICLLLRNMDQRSQDYANVARTFRPGHADYVYLQKYGLRDPRGGGRSSARLTAPMVAAGAIAKKWLRERHSIGFEACLTQIGELPILFEGWEHARHNPYFAPTSDTADIERYLEALRKSGDSCGAILRVRATAVPVGLGAPLFDKLDAEIAYAMMGINAVKGVEIGAGFASAAQHGSQHGDAMYPAGFGSNNAGGTLGGITTGQNLEVRVALKPTSSILIPRPSIDLDGHPTEVVTKGRHDPCVGLRAAPILEAMLALVVMDHALLHRAQCADVRCALAPIAGALPGEWPASA, encoded by the coding sequence ATGCCTGCAAACACTTTCGGAACCTGCTTTGCCGTGACGAATTTCGGCGAATCCCACGGGCCAGCCATTGGATGCGTGGTCGATGGCTGCCCGCCAGGGTTGGCGCTGAATGTGTCAGACATCCAGCCCGAACTGGATCGCCGCCGCCCGGGAACGCACCGCTACGTCACCCAAAGACAGGAACCCGACACCGTGGAAATCCTGTCCGGGGTCTACGAAGGACACACCACCGGAACGCCAATCTGCCTGCTCCTGCGCAACATGGATCAGCGTAGCCAGGACTATGCGAACGTGGCCCGCACTTTCCGCCCCGGTCACGCCGATTACGTCTACCTGCAAAAGTATGGCCTGCGCGACCCCCGTGGCGGGGGCCGATCCAGCGCCAGACTGACTGCACCGATGGTTGCAGCCGGAGCCATCGCCAAAAAATGGCTGCGCGAACGCCACAGCATAGGGTTCGAGGCCTGCCTGACCCAGATCGGCGAGCTGCCCATCCTCTTCGAAGGCTGGGAACACGCCAGGCACAACCCCTATTTCGCACCCACTTCCGACACTGCGGACATCGAACGCTACCTGGAAGCCCTGCGCAAAAGCGGCGATTCCTGCGGCGCCATCCTGCGGGTGCGGGCCACGGCAGTCCCGGTGGGGCTGGGCGCCCCGCTTTTCGACAAGCTTGATGCCGAGATTGCCTACGCCATGATGGGAATTAACGCCGTCAAAGGGGTGGAAATAGGCGCCGGGTTTGCCAGCGCCGCCCAGCACGGTAGCCAGCATGGGGATGCGATGTACCCCGCAGGGTTTGGCAGCAACAACGCCGGGGGCACGCTAGGGGGCATCACCACGGGACAAAACCTGGAAGTGCGCGTTGCGCTCAAACCCACAAGCTCGATTCTGATTCCCCGCCCGTCTATCGACCTGGATGGCCACCCGACGGAAGTCGTCACCAAAGGCCGCCATGACCCCTGCGTGGGCTTGCGCGCCGCCCCCATTCTGGAGGCCATGCTGGCGCTGGTGGTCATGGATCACGCCCTGCTGCACCGTGCGCAATGCGCCGATGTGCGCTGTGCGCTGGCGCCGATCGCTGGGGCCTTGCCTGGAGAATGGCCTGCATCTGCGTAA
- a CDS encoding peptidylprolyl isomerase, whose translation MKMKFVAAAVAAVVLGSLHSVAWSQNVAVVNGKAVPKAKVDALSQQIARSGREITPDIEKQIKDEVIVREIFMQEAQRQGLDATEDFQTQIELAKQNILIRELFASYQKAHPATEEEIKAEYDQFVASNSGKEYKARHILVETEEQAKSILAQLKKGAKFDELAKKSSKDPGSAARGGDLGWSPAGNYVAEFSQAMTKLGKGKTSDAPVKSQFGYHIIRVDDVRDAQLPKLEDIKPQVVQRLMQRKLSKYQDELRAKAKIE comes from the coding sequence ATGAAGATGAAATTCGTTGCGGCTGCCGTAGCCGCAGTTGTACTGGGTAGTCTGCATTCTGTGGCCTGGTCCCAAAATGTCGCCGTAGTCAACGGCAAGGCAGTGCCCAAGGCGAAAGTCGATGCACTCAGCCAGCAGATTGCCCGCTCCGGGCGAGAGATTACCCCTGACATCGAAAAGCAAATCAAGGATGAAGTGATCGTCCGGGAAATCTTCATGCAGGAGGCGCAACGCCAAGGCCTGGATGCCACGGAAGACTTTCAGACACAGATCGAGCTGGCCAAGCAAAACATCTTGATCCGCGAACTGTTCGCAAGCTACCAAAAAGCACACCCCGCGACCGAAGAAGAAATCAAGGCGGAATACGACCAGTTCGTCGCCTCCAACTCCGGCAAGGAATACAAGGCCCGGCATATCCTCGTCGAGACTGAAGAACAAGCCAAGTCCATCTTGGCCCAGCTCAAGAAGGGAGCGAAATTCGACGAGCTTGCCAAAAAGTCTAGCAAGGATCCTGGATCGGCAGCGCGGGGCGGAGACCTAGGTTGGTCACCGGCTGGAAACTATGTCGCCGAGTTCTCCCAAGCCATGACCAAGCTCGGCAAGGGCAAGACCAGCGATGCGCCCGTCAAATCGCAATTTGGCTACCACATCATCCGCGTGGACGACGTGCGCGATGCCCAATTGCCCAAGCTCGAAGACATCAAACCCCAGGTCGTACAGCGTCTGATGCAGCGCAAGCTATCCAAATACCAGGATGAATTGCGCGCCAAGGCCAAGATCGAGTAA
- a CDS encoding PAS domain S-box protein has product MYEQVQPIPPYSWRSLQTRLTLLTLAVFLLSIWLLSFFAGRALHNDLRELLGQQQQADITLHAEAINRTIAERIHTLESVTRLISPSLLRRPATLQVMLEERPALPFLFNGGYFVTDAHGIAIASVPMNAARVGLNYADREHITAALHEGKSTVGRPLISKTLRLPIVPMAAPIWDDQGTVIGAFVGVIDLARANFLDQVMSSNYGTSGGYVLIAERWRLIVTATDKTLVYQSLPPVGVQPQLDQLLQGSDDAVIMEDFHGVPALAASRTIPAADWVLVATLPTADAFAPANNLTRNLALATLLASLFASAITWLLLHRQLRPVHNAFRALLEAAQSRRPLCSLPQTSDDEVGQLIQSFNCLLHTLHQQEISLHHSETATQTLATRLHEAQRISQLGSWVLDHHTDILEWSPEVFRLFELDPARFVPSYDAFLQAIHPDDRERVSHTYTEGLATQSPYQIEHRLLMRDGRVKWVQERCNTEYDAVGNAIRSIGTVQDITERKRAELALCDARSLLATVLDTIPMRVFWKNLDLVYLGCNTAFARDAGETASDDVVGKNDFQLGWAAQASAYRQDDQNIIQSGVPRLFYEEPQSTPDGGLIWLRTSKVPLRNESGDIFGVLGIYEDITERKRSEDQIRILSMVAQQTLEKVVVTDLAANIEYVNTAFVQSTGYCREEVLGKNPRLLRSGKTSPAVYQEMWHTLLQGKTWSGELVNRHKDGMFCTEWATITPLRNHDGIVTHYVALENDVTEKRKLADELTQHRNHLEHLVEVRTTELHQAKLQADAANHSKSEFLANMSHEIRTPMNGIIGMVDILDQTELTSEQKRMLATIEKSSKSLLNILNDILDFSKIEAGKLDVEQVPTPLREVVEDAAQLMLNVASGKDAQISLFIDPTLPEWILSDPTRLRQILLNLLSNALKFVSGKSGHAVVNVQPVLRTEGPSALQMSISDNGIGMSKEVMDKLFEPFTQADSSTMRRFGGTGLGLSITHRLVELLHGKIKVQSSVGFGSEFTVELPCLASDPPLGCQSPTRPDLQGVHVLAVTRNRAHVTLFEVYLRSVGATVAMAPDWEAARARLQLGGADRSRTVLLLDLRDDGNDGPAPELEADDLPRTVRLVRRGRHRPHHQDSVEVPAQPLLYHDLLHAVAVAARRIREPRPGSSTALPVHAPALADVMQSERLVLVAEDNETNGEVLQEQLRLLGYASEIATDGLAALQLWRTGRFGLLLTDYHMPEMDGFALTAEIRRNEPPGVHLPIIAITANAVAGEAQRCREHGMDGYLCKPLRIRELSDVLARWLPQHQSPAPVLEPTDNHPVHGPVSWSASALYEIVGPDVAAHHRLLRRFLRNAREQVDAIMSTQGDLGDLTVRAHTLKSAARCVGAMALGTLCAAIEAASQELHRDRCNELVDELPASLAEAETLIGLHLASTAPPPQS; this is encoded by the coding sequence ATGTACGAACAAGTCCAGCCCATCCCCCCCTACTCCTGGCGCTCGCTCCAGACGCGGCTCACTTTGCTGACGCTGGCCGTCTTTTTGCTGAGCATCTGGCTCCTGTCCTTTTTCGCCGGCCGCGCCCTCCACAACGACCTGCGCGAGTTGCTCGGACAACAACAGCAAGCCGACATCACACTCCACGCAGAGGCCATCAACCGCACGATTGCAGAGCGGATTCATACGCTCGAATCCGTCACTCGGCTGATTTCCCCATCGTTGCTACGACGTCCTGCCACGCTGCAAGTCATGCTCGAAGAACGGCCGGCCCTGCCCTTCTTGTTCAACGGGGGGTATTTCGTTACGGATGCCCATGGCATAGCCATCGCTTCGGTGCCCATGAATGCCGCGCGCGTGGGGCTGAACTACGCCGATCGGGAACACATTACGGCTGCGCTGCACGAAGGCAAATCCACCGTCGGCCGCCCCTTGATCAGCAAGACCCTACGACTGCCCATCGTCCCGATGGCTGCACCGATTTGGGACGACCAAGGCACAGTAATTGGCGCGTTTGTCGGGGTGATCGACTTGGCGCGGGCCAATTTCCTCGACCAAGTTATGTCCAGCAACTACGGTACATCGGGGGGATATGTCCTCATCGCCGAGCGTTGGCGGTTGATCGTCACCGCCACGGACAAAACCTTGGTGTACCAATCCCTTCCTCCTGTTGGTGTACAGCCCCAGCTCGACCAGCTCTTGCAGGGTTCCGACGACGCCGTCATCATGGAAGATTTCCATGGCGTGCCTGCCCTGGCAGCGTCCCGCACTATCCCTGCGGCAGACTGGGTACTGGTCGCCACACTCCCCACCGCCGACGCTTTCGCCCCCGCCAACAACCTGACCCGGAACCTTGCATTGGCCACGTTGTTGGCTTCCCTATTCGCCAGCGCAATCACCTGGCTCCTGCTACATCGTCAGCTCCGCCCGGTACACAACGCCTTCCGTGCCCTGTTGGAAGCAGCGCAATCCCGTCGACCACTGTGCTCCCTGCCGCAAACCAGCGATGACGAAGTAGGCCAACTCATCCAGAGCTTCAACTGCCTGTTGCATACCCTGCACCAGCAAGAAATCTCTTTGCACCACAGCGAAACCGCAACGCAGACCCTGGCCACGCGCCTGCACGAGGCGCAACGTATTTCTCAACTGGGAAGTTGGGTACTCGACCATCACACCGACATATTGGAGTGGAGCCCAGAAGTCTTTCGCCTGTTCGAACTCGACCCCGCACGGTTCGTTCCCTCCTACGACGCTTTTTTGCAAGCCATCCACCCCGATGATCGCGAAAGGGTATCCCACACCTACACCGAGGGTCTTGCAACCCAATCCCCATACCAGATCGAACACCGGCTACTGATGCGAGACGGGCGCGTCAAATGGGTGCAGGAGCGGTGCAATACAGAATACGACGCCGTGGGCAACGCGATCCGATCGATCGGCACCGTGCAGGACATCACTGAGCGCAAGCGCGCCGAACTGGCCCTTTGCGACGCCCGCTCCCTGCTTGCAACGGTGCTCGACACCATTCCGATGCGGGTCTTCTGGAAAAACCTGGATCTCGTCTACTTGGGCTGCAACACAGCTTTTGCCCGCGACGCGGGGGAAACCGCTTCGGACGACGTCGTTGGCAAAAACGACTTTCAACTGGGGTGGGCTGCACAAGCCAGCGCGTATCGCCAAGACGACCAAAACATTATTCAGTCCGGCGTACCCAGACTGTTTTACGAAGAACCGCAGTCCACGCCCGATGGCGGGCTGATCTGGCTGCGTACTTCCAAGGTTCCCCTGCGCAATGAATCGGGAGACATATTCGGTGTACTGGGAATCTACGAAGACATTACTGAACGCAAGCGTTCAGAAGACCAGATTCGCATCCTGTCGATGGTTGCGCAACAGACCCTGGAAAAAGTCGTAGTGACCGACTTGGCCGCCAACATCGAATATGTAAATACAGCTTTCGTCCAATCCACCGGATACTGCCGCGAAGAAGTACTCGGGAAAAACCCTCGGCTCCTGCGATCCGGGAAAACCTCCCCTGCGGTGTACCAAGAGATGTGGCACACACTGCTGCAGGGCAAAACATGGAGTGGGGAACTGGTCAACCGCCATAAGGATGGCATGTTCTGTACCGAGTGGGCGACGATCACTCCGCTGCGCAACCACGATGGGATCGTCACCCACTACGTCGCGCTCGAAAACGACGTCACGGAAAAGAGAAAACTCGCCGACGAGCTGACCCAGCACCGTAACCACCTCGAGCACCTCGTCGAAGTCCGCACGACCGAGCTCCATCAGGCCAAGCTGCAAGCCGACGCCGCAAACCATTCCAAATCGGAATTCCTGGCCAACATGAGCCACGAGATCCGCACCCCGATGAACGGCATCATCGGCATGGTCGACATCCTTGATCAGACTGAGCTGACCTCCGAACAAAAAAGAATGCTCGCGACGATCGAGAAATCCTCCAAATCCCTGTTGAACATCCTCAACGACATCCTCGACTTTTCCAAAATCGAGGCGGGCAAACTTGATGTCGAACAAGTGCCTACACCGTTGCGCGAGGTGGTCGAGGATGCGGCCCAGCTCATGCTCAACGTCGCCAGCGGCAAGGACGCGCAAATCTCGCTCTTCATCGACCCCACACTGCCCGAATGGATTCTTTCGGATCCCACGCGACTGCGCCAGATCCTGCTCAACCTGCTAAGCAACGCGCTCAAATTCGTCTCGGGCAAGTCCGGCCACGCGGTCGTCAACGTACAGCCCGTCTTGCGCACGGAAGGCCCCTCCGCGTTGCAAATGTCGATCAGCGACAACGGCATCGGGATGAGCAAGGAAGTGATGGACAAGCTCTTCGAGCCTTTCACCCAGGCCGACAGCAGCACGATGCGCCGTTTTGGCGGAACAGGGCTGGGGCTATCGATCACCCACCGCTTGGTGGAACTACTCCACGGAAAGATCAAAGTGCAAAGCAGCGTGGGGTTTGGCTCCGAATTCACGGTGGAACTACCGTGCCTGGCTTCCGACCCTCCCTTAGGGTGCCAATCGCCCACGCGCCCCGACTTGCAGGGCGTACACGTCCTAGCCGTCACCCGCAACAGGGCACATGTGACGCTCTTCGAGGTCTACCTGCGCAGTGTGGGCGCGACGGTGGCGATGGCTCCCGACTGGGAGGCTGCCCGAGCGCGCCTACAGCTTGGTGGCGCAGACCGATCCCGTACCGTCCTGCTCCTTGATCTGCGCGATGACGGCAACGACGGGCCTGCCCCCGAACTGGAAGCGGACGATCTGCCACGCACCGTTCGCTTGGTGCGCCGAGGACGACATCGTCCCCACCATCAAGACAGCGTCGAAGTGCCCGCGCAACCCCTGCTGTACCACGACTTGCTCCATGCCGTTGCTGTAGCGGCACGCCGCATTCGGGAACCCCGCCCCGGTTCGTCCACGGCATTGCCAGTCCATGCGCCTGCGCTAGCGGATGTAATGCAGTCGGAGCGCCTCGTGCTCGTCGCCGAAGACAACGAAACGAACGGCGAGGTACTCCAGGAGCAGTTGCGCCTATTGGGCTACGCCAGCGAAATTGCCACCGATGGCTTGGCTGCACTGCAACTCTGGCGCACAGGGCGTTTTGGCCTCTTGCTTACCGACTACCACATGCCAGAGATGGATGGTTTCGCACTCACTGCAGAAATTCGCCGCAACGAACCCCCGGGGGTGCATTTGCCCATCATCGCCATCACCGCGAACGCCGTCGCGGGGGAAGCGCAACGCTGCCGGGAACATGGGATGGATGGGTACCTGTGCAAGCCCCTGCGTATCCGGGAACTCAGCGATGTGCTCGCACGGTGGCTTCCGCAGCATCAGTCGCCCGCACCCGTTTTGGAGCCTACCGACAACCATCCCGTGCATGGCCCGGTTTCATGGAGCGCCTCTGCGCTATACGAGATCGTCGGGCCTGATGTCGCTGCCCACCACCGTCTGCTGCGCCGCTTTCTACGCAATGCCCGCGAGCAAGTCGATGCAATCATGAGCACGCAAGGTGACTTGGGTGACTTGACTGTGCGGGCACACACCCTCAAATCGGCGGCCCGCTGCGTTGGTGCGATGGCTTTGGGGACGCTTTGCGCCGCCATCGAAGCTGCAAGCCAAGAATTGCATCGCGACCGCTGCAACGAGCTGGTTGACGAATTGCCTGCTTCGCTGGCCGAAGCAGAAACGCTCATCGGGCTGCATCTCGCCTCTACCGCCCCCCCTCCCCAATCCTGA
- a CDS encoding DUF1624 domain-containing protein, translated as MVAATGIPTSRLVALDALRGAAMVWMTAYHLAFDLQQFGLLHQNFYLDSVWTVQRSCIVGLFLFCAGWGQAIAHAQGVGWNRFGRRWMQIAGCAALVSVSSWWMFPHSWIYFGVLHGMAVMLLLVRWSIPWGYRLWWCGAAVVAVAWVAPQLLSAWASDAVREWLHSPLGNWLGWITHKPITEDYVPLFPWLGVMWWGAALGSWLGRRPTVSARLASVVPQVPGVRGLAFLGRWSLSYYMLHQPILLGCLFVLLDLGLGAQFILVFG; from the coding sequence ATGGTTGCTGCCACTGGTATCCCGACATCCCGACTCGTTGCACTCGACGCACTGCGTGGGGCGGCGATGGTTTGGATGACTGCCTACCATTTGGCCTTCGATTTGCAGCAGTTTGGGCTGCTTCATCAAAATTTTTACCTGGATTCCGTGTGGACGGTGCAGCGTTCCTGCATCGTCGGCCTTTTTCTTTTTTGTGCGGGTTGGGGGCAAGCCATTGCCCATGCGCAGGGAGTAGGCTGGAACCGGTTTGGGCGGAGGTGGATGCAGATCGCAGGGTGTGCGGCGCTGGTCAGCGTGTCCTCGTGGTGGATGTTTCCGCACAGTTGGATCTATTTCGGCGTGCTCCATGGCATGGCAGTCATGCTTTTGTTGGTGCGGTGGAGCATCCCTTGGGGGTATCGCCTGTGGTGGTGCGGCGCAGCGGTCGTAGCCGTAGCGTGGGTGGCACCACAACTCCTCTCGGCATGGGCCAGCGATGCTGTGCGGGAATGGCTGCACAGCCCATTGGGGAACTGGCTAGGATGGATCACCCATAAGCCGATCACGGAAGACTACGTCCCGCTGTTTCCCTGGCTTGGGGTGATGTGGTGGGGAGCGGCCTTAGGTTCCTGGCTGGGCAGACGGCCTACGGTGTCTGCGCGCCTTGCCAGCGTGGTTCCCCAAGTGCCCGGGGTGCGGGGGCTGGCATTCCTGGGCAGATGGAGCTTGTCGTACTACATGCTCCACCAGCCCATCTTGCTAGGCTGTCTGTTCGTGTTACTCGATCTTGGCCTTGGCGCGCAATTCATCCTGGTATTTGGATAG
- the argF gene encoding ornithine carbamoyltransferase codes for MQHYLQFKDLSAEEYAYLFERAGLIKRKFKAYERHHTLIDRTLALIFEKASTRTRVSFEAGMYQLGGSVVHLTNADSQLGRSEPIEDTARVISRMVDLVMIRTFEQSRIERFAQHSRVPVINGLTNEYHPCQILADIFTYIEHRGSIRGKTVAWIGDGNNMANTWLQAAELLDFIVHVSTPDGYDICEDMACSAGRSGHYKAFADPRDACRGADLVTTDVWTSMGYEAENEARRRAFASWCVDATLMAQASPDAIFMHCLPAHRGEEVSAEVIDGPQSVVWDEAENRLHVQKALLEYLLLGRTV; via the coding sequence ATGCAACACTATTTGCAGTTCAAGGATTTGTCGGCGGAGGAATACGCATACCTGTTCGAGCGCGCAGGCCTGATCAAGCGCAAGTTCAAAGCCTACGAGCGGCACCACACCTTGATCGACCGGACGTTGGCACTCATCTTCGAGAAGGCTTCGACGCGAACCCGGGTGAGCTTTGAGGCAGGGATGTACCAGCTTGGTGGCAGTGTGGTCCACCTTACCAATGCTGATAGTCAGCTTGGCCGTTCCGAGCCGATCGAAGACACGGCGCGCGTTATCAGCCGCATGGTCGATTTGGTCATGATTCGCACCTTCGAGCAAAGCAGGATCGAGCGCTTTGCGCAGCATTCCCGGGTGCCAGTGATCAATGGGTTAACCAACGAATACCACCCTTGCCAGATCTTGGCGGACATCTTCACCTACATCGAACACCGAGGGTCGATCCGTGGTAAGACCGTTGCCTGGATCGGGGACGGCAACAACATGGCGAATACGTGGTTACAGGCAGCGGAATTATTGGATTTCATCGTACATGTCAGTACCCCCGATGGCTACGATATCTGCGAGGACATGGCATGCAGCGCGGGCCGTAGCGGGCACTACAAGGCGTTCGCAGATCCCCGGGATGCGTGCCGGGGAGCGGATCTCGTCACGACCGATGTCTGGACGAGCATGGGTTACGAGGCCGAGAACGAGGCCCGCAGGCGGGCATTTGCATCTTGGTGTGTCGATGCAACATTGATGGCGCAGGCTAGCCCGGATGCGATCTTCATGCACTGTTTGCCCGCCCACCGTGGGGAAGAAGTGAGTGCGGAAGTCATCGACGGGCCGCAGAGCGTGGTCTGGGACGAGGCTGAAAACCGCCTGCATGTGCAAAAAGCGCTGCTGGAGTATTTGTTGCTGGGGCGGACGGTGTGA